Proteins from a genomic interval of Rosa chinensis cultivar Old Blush chromosome 2, RchiOBHm-V2, whole genome shotgun sequence:
- the LOC112184628 gene encoding uncharacterized protein LOC112184628: MDLEILSWNCRGICNATTTRALKDLIAQNRPQIIFLCETKISNIQDFQTLSRALGFPHSKEFLSEGQSRGLGLFWIDEVDLHVRTSSAHHIDAEIRGAPGEPRWRLTGFYGYSRTNDRDHSWKLLRELSDLDSLPWVIIGDFNEILNSGEKINGPIRAERQMRGFRDALGYGDLLDLGFQGTKSTWWNSDTQLRLDRAVCTPTWFEIYGYAKVTHLPPSDSDHIPILLHASTIPVAKRPKYHRFKFVAYWLQHADCDPLVHEVWQTDVVGTPMYKVAKKISLTRVALDKWQKRTFRVRQQHMLGIQARLEELLDMGNANLIQNEKKGLMDHLQSLLSQEETFWKQRSKVTWLKEGDRNTSFFHPSELDLEAMETTLQAIRPCVTREMNEHLCEQYSSAEVRCALFQMYPTKSLGSDGMPPLFFQHYWDTIGADITYAVHSFLHTGHMLKQIHFIHICLIPKVSNPEHMSDLRPIALCNVIYKICSNVIANRLKVILPSIISPFQSAFVPGRLITDNILVANEVTHFVHNKRDGNEGVMALKLDLSKAYDRMEWTFLRKVLDRFGFERVWCDMVMQCIMTVRLFCIATKETRSMTFISKNVSDDMQEEILSFLGVAVVASHKRYLGFPTYVGRKKTETFQYIKDNLAKKLKTWQGTLLSGAGKEILIRVVAQTLPTYAMNMFQLTKKICEDLEQMCARFWWGSTLDKRKIHWKSWDFLCNSKEEGGSGFRSLSEFNNAMLAKQAWRVSDPWILGVPAFKPSSVTVMVDDNLKVNHFISAPGVWNETAVRIYFDNGDADAILAIPLSTRHLSDRLAWRLEGNGKFTVKTAYRFAYSSSPSSVPITSNLGPVFWKKLWKALIPSSAKLHIWKICHNIVPSLECLTSKRVELDSLMCVLCDEELETTVHLCRDCSFTRQVLQPNAMFNQLVEVLHGKFSHFKVGRIVLLALGKGGIGFVVCDSERRMLAGGGRLVANLISPEHAEVLAYKLALNYIEENSCFPAIVETDALMVQRQLTTAVEPNASALGRLYDDLVEFIEGRALKVVHVKRSANNVAHLIANHAASSSQESLFFSAPPFLSAAVAAELSSVSFLLL, encoded by the exons ATGGATTTGGAAATTCTcagttggaattgcagaggaATCTGTAATGCTACGACTACAAGGGCGTTGAAGGATCTCATCGCTCAGAATCGCCCCCAAATTATCTTTCTTTGTGAGACAAAGATAAGTAATATTCAAGACTTTCAAACTCTGAGTCGTGCCCTAGGGTTTCCTCACTCAAAGGAATTTCTGAGTGAGGGCCAATCTAGGGGTCTCGGATtattttggattgatgaggttgatCTCCATGTTCGTACATCGTCAGCACATCATATTGATGCCGAGATAAGGGGAGCTCCAGGAGAACCAAGGTGGCGTTTAACTGGTTTCTATGGCTATTCACGAACTAATGATCGGGATCATTCATGGAAGCTACTGAGGGAGTTGAGTGATCTTGATTCGCTACCATGGGTCATTATAGGGGATTTCAACGAGATTCTCAATAGTGGAGAAAAGATCAATGGGCCAATTAGAGCTGAGCGCCAAATGAGGGGATTTCGGGATGCATTAGGGTATGGGGATCTTCTGGACCTAGGGTTTCAAGGTACGAAATCCACATGGTGGAACTCAGATACTCAGTTGCGCCTGGACAGAGCGGTCTGCACACCAACATGGTTTGAAATCTATGGTTATGCGAAGGTAACTCACCTCCCTCCAAGTGATTCTGACCATATACCAATCTTGTTACACGCTAGCACCATTCCCGTTGCCAAACGTCCTAAGTACCATAGGTTCAAGTTTGTAGCCTATTGGTTACAACATGCTGATTGTGATCCCTTAGTCCATGAGGTGTGGCAAACTGATGTAGTTGGTACTCCTATGTACAAGGTTGCTAAGAAAATCTCTCTTACAAGAGTTGCCCTAGATAAATGGCAGAAACGCACGTTTAGAGTGCGACAACAACATATGCTAGGTATCCAGGCAAGGCTTGAAGAATTATTGGACATGGGTAACGCTAACTTGATACAGAATGAGAAGAAAGGATTGATGGATCATTTGCAATCCCTTCTATCTCAGGAGGAAACGTTTTGGAAGCAGAGATCCAAAGTCACATGGTTGAAGGAGGGAGACAGGAATACTAGCTTTTTCCATC CTTCTGAACTTGACTTAGAAGCCATGGAGACTACCTTACAGGCAATTCGACCATGTGTTACACGGGAGATGAATGAGCATCTCTGTGAACAGTATTCATCGGCGGAAGTCCGCTGTGCTCTATTCCAAATGTATCCCACCAAGTCCCTAGGATCTGACGGAATGCCACCTTTATTTTTTCAGCACTATTGGGATACAATAGGAGCTGATATCACATATGCGGTACACAGTTTTTTGCATACTGGTCACATGCTTAAGCAAATCCATTTTATTCATATCTGCCTAATTCCCAAAGTGTCTAATCCAGAACATATGTCAGATTTGAGACCAATTGCGTTATGCAATGTGATCTACAAGATATGCTCGAATGTCATTGCTAATAGGTTGAAGGTCATTCTGCCTTCAATCATATCTCCTTTCCAAAGTGCTTTTGTTCCGGGTCGACTGATCACTGATAATATCCTTGTGGCAAATGAAGTTACCCATTTTGTTCATAACAAAAGAGATGGTAATGAGGGTGTTATGGCTTTGAAGCTTGATTTAAGCAAGGCGTACGACAGAATGGAGTGGACCTTTCTAAGGAAGGTTTTAGACAGATTTGGATTTGAACGGGTGTGGTGTGACATGGTGATGCAATGTATCATGACAGTGAG GCTTTTCTGCATTGCTACAAAGGAAACAAGAAGCATGACTTTTATCAG CAAGAATGTATCTGATGATATGCAGGAGGAAATTTTGAGTTTCTTGGGTGTGGCAGTGGTAGCCTCCCACAAAAGATACTTGGGATTTCCTACCTATGTTGGTCGTAAGAAAACAGAAACTTTCCAGTATATAAAGGACAATTTGGCCAAGAAGTTGAAGACCTGGCAAGGCACACTTTTAAGTGGAGCTGGGAAAGAGATCTTGATCAGAGTGGTTGCTCAAACACTTCCTACTTATGCTATGAATATGTTCCAACtcacaaaaaaaatttgtgaggatttgGAGCAGATGTGTGCTAGATTTTGGTGGGGAAGTACGTTGGATAAACGCAAAATTCACTGGAAGTCATGGGATTTCTTATGTAATTCAAAGGAGGAAGGTGGGTCAGGGTTCCGGAGTCTATCAGAGTTTAATAATGCTATGCTTGCAAAGCAAGCTTGGAGAGTG AGTGATCCTTGGATTCTTGGGGTTCCTGCTTTTAAACCTAGTTCAGTTACTGTGATGGTGGATGATAACTTGAAGgttaatcattttatatcagCTCCTGGTGTTTGGAATGAAACCGCGGTGCGGATTTATTTTGATAATGGTGACGCTGATGCAATCCTGGCTATACCTCTAAGTACTCGTCATTTGTCTGATAGGCTGGCTTGGAGATTGGAAGGTAATGGTAAGTTCACAGTAAAAACTGCTTACCGGTTTGCTTATAGCAGCTCTCCTTCTAGTGTTCCAATTACAAGTAATTTGGGACCGGTGTTCTGGAAAAAGCTTTGGAAGGCTTTGATTCCAAGTTCTGCTAAGTTACATATTTGGAAGATCTGTCATAATATAGTACCATCTCTGGAATGTTTGACCTCCAAGAGAGTGGAACTGGACTCTTTGATGTGTGTTCTTTGTGATGAAGAATTGGAGACTACTGTGCATCTCTGTCGGGATTGCTCTTTTACTCGACAAGTACTGCAGCCTAATGCAATGTTCAATCAG CTGGTTGAGGTTCTGCATGGAAAATTTAGCCACTTCAAGGTTGGAAGAATTGTTTTACTTGCTTTGGG GAAGGGTGGAATCGGATTTGTTGTTTGTGATTCTGAAAGGAGGATGTTGGCAGGAGGAGGACGTCTGGTTGCCAATTTGATTTCTCCAGAACATGCTGAAGTCCTAGCATATAAGTTGGCTCTTAACTACATCGAGGAAAATTCTTGCTTTCCTGCCATTGTGGAAACTGATGCACTGATGGTTCAACGTCAACTTACTACTGCTGTAGAACCAAATGCTTCTGCTCTTGGCAGATTGTATGATGATCTGGTTGAGTTTATTGAAGGCAGGGCTCTGAAGGTTGTCCATGTTAAGAGAAGTGCTAACAATGTTGCGCACTTGATAGCAAATCATGCTGCCAGTTCTAGTCAGgaatctttgtttttttctgcTCCTCCTTTTTTATCTGCTGCTGTTGCAGCTGAGTTGAGTAGTGTGTCATTTCTCCTTTTATAA
- the LOC112190418 gene encoding stem 28 kDa glycoprotein isoform X2: MIQSQNLIMIERQQPFVLTMKALPVLQLLFLATLVATTQGSFEHDIADQIIHLLRPKSGVGGSQVGNISCLSWRLGVETHNIIDWTTIPAACEGYVGHYMLGDQYRKDSEVVTHEAYVYAEGLNLTNDGNNLWVFDIDETTLSNLPYYAEHGFGVEVYNSTAFTAWVLEGIAPALPESLKLYKKLLALGIKVAFITGREESQRNVTETNLKNVGYDTWETLVLKSVIFFLQRFILFW; this comes from the exons ATGATTCAAAGCCAGAATTTGATCATGATCGAGAGGCAACAACCTTTCGTTCTCACAATGAAAGCATTGCCAGTACTACAACTCTTGTTTCTAGCCACACTTGTGGCCACAACCCAAGGTTCATTCGAGCATGACATAGCCGACCAAATAATCCATCTCCTCCGGCCAAAATCAGGAGTCGGCGGCAGCCAAGTCGGCAACATTTCATGCCTGAGTTGGCGACTGGGAGTGGAGACCCACAACATCATTGACTGGACGACTATTCCAGCTGCTTGTGAAGGCTACGTCGGGCACTACATGCTCGGCGACCAGTATAGAAAAGACTCGGAAGTGGTTACTCATGAGGCCTATGTCTATGCTGAGGGGCTGAACCTCACCAACGATGGTAACAACTTGTGGGTATTTGACATCGATGAGACTACTCTCTCTAATCTGCCGTACTATGCCGAGCATGGATTCGG GGTGGAGGTATATAATTCAACTGCATTCACTGCCTGGGTCTTGGAAGGCATAGCCCCAGCTTTGCCCGAGAGTCTAAAGCTGTACAAGAAGTTATTGGCTCTTGGAATCAAGGTTGCATTCATAACTGGAAGAGAAGAATCACAGAGAAATGTCACAGAAACCAATCTGAAGAATGTTGGATACGATACCTGGGAAACGCTTGTACTAAA GAgtgtcattttttttcttcagagaTTCATCTTATTCTGGTAG
- the LOC112190418 gene encoding acid phosphatase 1 isoform X1 yields MIQSQNLIMIERQQPFVLTMKALPVLQLLFLATLVATTQGSFEHDIADQIIHLLRPKSGVGGSQVGNISCLSWRLGVETHNIIDWTTIPAACEGYVGHYMLGDQYRKDSEVVTHEAYVYAEGLNLTNDGNNLWVFDIDETTLSNLPYYAEHGFGVEVYNSTAFTAWVLEGIAPALPESLKLYKKLLALGIKVAFITGREESQRNVTETNLKNVGYDTWETLVLKDSSYSGSTAVVYKSAERKKLEESGYRIIGNIGDQWSDIMGTNIGNRTFKLPDPMYYIS; encoded by the exons ATGATTCAAAGCCAGAATTTGATCATGATCGAGAGGCAACAACCTTTCGTTCTCACAATGAAAGCATTGCCAGTACTACAACTCTTGTTTCTAGCCACACTTGTGGCCACAACCCAAGGTTCATTCGAGCATGACATAGCCGACCAAATAATCCATCTCCTCCGGCCAAAATCAGGAGTCGGCGGCAGCCAAGTCGGCAACATTTCATGCCTGAGTTGGCGACTGGGAGTGGAGACCCACAACATCATTGACTGGACGACTATTCCAGCTGCTTGTGAAGGCTACGTCGGGCACTACATGCTCGGCGACCAGTATAGAAAAGACTCGGAAGTGGTTACTCATGAGGCCTATGTCTATGCTGAGGGGCTGAACCTCACCAACGATGGTAACAACTTGTGGGTATTTGACATCGATGAGACTACTCTCTCTAATCTGCCGTACTATGCCGAGCATGGATTCGG GGTGGAGGTATATAATTCAACTGCATTCACTGCCTGGGTCTTGGAAGGCATAGCCCCAGCTTTGCCCGAGAGTCTAAAGCTGTACAAGAAGTTATTGGCTCTTGGAATCAAGGTTGCATTCATAACTGGAAGAGAAGAATCACAGAGAAATGTCACAGAAACCAATCTGAAGAATGTTGGATACGATACCTGGGAAACGCTTGTACTAAA agaTTCATCTTATTCTGGTAGCACAGCAGTGGTGTATAAATCAGCTGAGAGAAAGAAGCTTGAAGAAAGTGGATATAGAATAATCGGAAACATTGGTGATCAATGGAGTGATATAATGGGAACAAACATCGGCAATAGAACCTTCAAGTTGCCTGATCCAATGTATTACATTAGCTGA
- the LOC112186391 gene encoding stem 28 kDa glycoprotein produces MKMLPVLLFFLLVTLVATTQATNGAISHQIHLLRPQTGSGGRHVPGISCLSWRLGVETHNIVGWTTVPAVCEGYVGHYMLGNQYRQDSRAVTNEALLYAKSLNLTKDGKNMWVFDIDETTLSNLPYYSHHGFGVEVYNSTSFDAWVLEGTAPALPESLKLYNKLLALGIKVAFITGRGISQRSVTEINLKYVGYHTWEKLVLKNSSYSGNTSAVYKSSERKELEKSGYRIIGNIGDQWSDLLGTNVGDRTFKLPDPMYYIS; encoded by the exons ATGAAAATGTTGCCAGTTCTACTCTTCTTCCTCCTAGTCACACTTGTAGCAACAACCCAAGCTACAAATGGAGCTATATCCCACCAGATTCATCTCCTCAGGCCACAAACTGGTTCCGGTGGAAGGCACGTCCCCGGCATTTCATGCCTGAGCTGGAGACTAGGTGTTGAAACCCACAACATCGTTGGCTGGACGACTGTTCCAGCTGTCTGTGAAGGCTATGTTGGGCACTACATGCTAGGCAACCAGTATAGACAGGACTCGAGAGCTGTTACTAATGAGGCTTTGCTCTACGCTAAGAGCCTGAACCTTACAAAGGACGGCAAGAACATGTGGGTCTTCGACATCGATGAGACTACTCTCTCCAATCTGCCTTATTATTCTCACCATGGATTCGG agtagAGGTATATAATTCCACTTCATTCGACGCCTGGGTCTTAGAAGGCACGGCCCCAGCTTTGCCTGAGAGTCTTAAACTGTACAATAAGTTATTGGCTCTTGGAATTAAGGTAGCATTCATAACTGGAAGAGGAATCTCTCAAAGAAGTGTCACAGAAATCAATCTCAAATACGTTGGATATCACACATGGGAAAAGCTTGTGCTAAA GAATTCATCTTATTCTGGTAACACATCTGCTGTGTATAAATCATCGGAGAGAAAGGAACTTGAAAAGAGTGGATATAGAATAATTGGGAACATTGGTGATCAATGGAGCGATCTCTTAGGCACAAATGTGGGCGACCGGACCTTCAAGTTGCCTGATCCAATGTATTACATTAGTTGA